In Rhinoderma darwinii isolate aRhiDar2 unplaced genomic scaffold, aRhiDar2.hap1 Scaffold_601, whole genome shotgun sequence, the DNA window aaccctaaccctaaccctaaccctaaccctaaccctaaccctaccctaaccctaaccctaaccctaaccctaaccctaaccctaaccctaaccctacccctaaccctaaccctaccctaaccctaaccctaaccctaaccctaaccctaaccctaaccctaaccctaaccctacaccctaaccctaaccctaaccctaaccctaaccctaaccctaaccctaaccctaaccctaaccctaaccctaacccctaccctaaccctaacctaaccctaaccctaaccctaaccctaaccctaaccctaaccctaaccctaaccctaaccctaaccctaaccctaaccctaaccctaaccctaaccctaaccctaaccctaaccctaaccctaaccctaaccctaaccctaaccctaaccctaaccctaaccctaaccctaaccctaccctaaccctaaccctaaccctaaccctaaccctaaccctaaccctaaccctaaccctaaccctaaccctaaccctaaccctaaccctaaccctaacctaaccctaaccctaaccctaaccctaaccctaaccctaaccctaaccctaaccctaaccctaaccctaaccctaaccctaaccctaaccctaaccctaaccctaaccctaaccctaaccctaaccctaaccctaaccctaaccctaaccctaaccctaaccctaaccctaaccctaaccctaaccctaaccctaaccctaccctaaccctaaccctaaccctaaccctaaccctaaccctaaccctaaccctaaccctaaccctaaccctaaccctaaccctaaccctaaccctaaccctaaccctaaccctaaccctaacccctaacccctaaccctaacccctaacccctaacccctaacccctaaccctaacccctaacccctaaccctaaccctaaccctaaccctaaccctaaccctaaccctaaccctaaccctaaccctaaccctaaccctaaccctaaccctaaccctaaccctaaccctaaccctaaccctaaccctaaccctaaccctaaccctaaccctaaccctaaccctaaccctaaccctaaccctaaccctaaccctaaccctaaccctaaccctaaccctaaccctaaccctaaccctaaccctaaccctaaccctaaccctaaccctaaccctaaccctaaccctaaccctaaccctaaccctaaccctaaccctaaccctaaaccctaccctaaccctaaccctaaccctaaccctaacccctaaccctaaccctaacccctaaccctaacccctaaccctaaccctaaccctaaccctaaccttaaccctaaccctaaccctaacccctaaccctaaccctaaccctaaccctaaccctaaccctaaccctaaccctaacctaaccctaaccctaaccctaaccctaaccctggaATGAGGTGAATGGTCCCTCATTAAAGTACACCCCATATAATAGATAAACCCATTCCACCTATATATGATAAGATGGTAGAATGGGGGTGAAGGGAAAACGATGCATGCGTCAGTATCAGATAGCTAGAGTGGAGTGCACATAGGGGCAAACAATATAATGTATATGTCCCCAGGGTACACCACTATATTGTCCTCTGGTACTAATTAATGCCTGTGGAATGAGTCTAAATAAGACTAAAGTAGCCAGCTGCACACTTGAATGTAGCAAAGTGTGTCACACATAGCAGACAAATGTAATTGTCAGTGCTAAACATTGACAGGtgccttatttattttattatcagcAACCTTGTCAATGGTAGAAATCTGACaagtattttccacagcaaaatgaaCCAGTGTTGATGTAATAGTCAATGTCAGtgacactttatatttatttgtgagtgTTTGGCAACACAGGAAACACTGAGAGCAGCAAAGAGAACACTGCACCTCTCTCCAGCACTCGTGGAGAACAGGTTGCCAAGCCACAAGCAGACACCTGAGAAccaagcagcgtgtcagctgtttaACTCACTGCTCACAGGCTGCTGAAGCACTGTGAGCTGCTGTGCTGGTGTTCAGCTTGGAGTTGCTATCACTCCTGCATCTGTGCATGTAACTCCTTGCCATTAAAGGCAGCTTGAAGAACGCTGCCTTTCTCTCCAGCACACGTGGAGAGCACGTTGCAGAGCAACAGGCCAGACTCCGAAGACAGGAACAGCACGTCAGCTGTTTGAATCACTGCTCACACTGGATGTGTCAGGATCGCACTTATCTCTCCATGAGCTGCGTCTAGCAGTGCCAGTAAGTATTACCCTGCTTGGTGATCGTTCACCAGCAGGTATTACACCAGTAAATTTCCCTTCAAATCTGTATAGTCTTTCCCTAATCTAAGACAGGATatctcccgacgcgcgtttcgctgacgTCAGTCAGCTTCATCTAGGGGCCTAGGGAAAACTGCTCGTTCCAGAATAAAtccttcatattttttatttccagtGACTGTTATCAGTCACCTACTACATTTCCCACAATCGGAACATTAAAGCATTTCTTAGAGGTATTCTCTTAAAGAAAGTTAAAATGTATAATCTTAAGGATGAAGAAAGAACTGGAGCTCGTAATGAGAAGTGTCTGATTATAAACACTTTCTTTAAACCTTCTCCTGTTATTAGTAGTTGGGTTTTCAATAAAGACAGAATGATGTCGAGGGCACAAAATTCAATTGTATCAAACAGTCAGACGGTTTTGATTGAGGGCTCCATGTCTGGTAAAATGATAGAAAATATGGTTACAAATTGTAATACATCTCCTTATATTGAAGCTATTCGAACTACCACTGTCGGCATAGTTAATGACCAGACAATGATAATTGAAGAATACTACACAAAACTGTATGCCTCTGAAGCCAAGTACGTAGTACGTGATATGGAAGTTTTTCTAGATGAATTAAATCTCCCTAAAATAGATGCTGAAATAGAGATCCCATAGATGCCCCAAGTTCTATTGAAGAAATTTGTGTTGAGGTACAACTGCCACGGGCAAAGGCTCGGGGTGGTGATGGCCTTCCCGTAGATGTTTACTTACTTGGGTGATGCTATACTACCAAACCTACTTACAGTGTTCTTGAAAGTGTTTGATAATGCCCACCTGCCAAAAACTGATGAGGGAGGCCATTGTTACTCTTATCCTGATAGGGATCCACTAAATACCTGTTCCTATAGGCCTATTTCATTGCTGACCAGTGCTATCAAGATTTTAGGTTTTATGCCATTTAACTCCACATCTTCTAACTTAAGAAAGCTATTTGGACATCTTCAGGTACAGCATGGTTCAGCTGCCACTCAAAGCTGCTAAGGCCTTTGACAGCATCGAGTGGCAGCACATATGGACAGTTCTTGAGGCTTGTAGAAAACTTTACATCTTAGCTAAAGATTCTATATAAGAATCTCAATTAAATCTACAGAAAGGCACATATCAGGGATGCACTTTATCGCCCTTAATATTTTCAGTAGCCAAAGAACCGTTAGCGATATACATCCAGAAAGATAGTAACATTGCTGGATTCAGAAGTGATAAATGAGAGGCTGTTATTGCTCTATATGCAGatgatatattttactttatCTGAATTCCTCATGAGTCACCATACCTATTATCAAACATAAACTTTATATATTTGCAAACTTCTCGGTCTCCAAACTAACTGGTAAAAATCCATGTTACTGCCTTTGGTTGACAATATCCAGGATTTAGAGGTCTTGGTTCTAGTTCGATATCTGGAGATTTACATCTGAAAGGATCTAAGGGATTTTTGTGAAACTTTATCaagtttttattttcaaattcaGGAAAGACAAACTTGGTCCAGGAATATAATCCCATGTAGGATATGGCTTATAGATATATTCAGATCAACCTCGCATGTTGAGATGTCAAAAATAGAGAAAAATTAAGAAATGGTAATTTTCCTGTTCTCCTCATTACTGAAAGCATGACTTCGAAGGGGAAATTGTCAAATCTACAAATTACTAATCAACAAGTTTTTGCTTAATCATCTTCATAGAtctaaggacccatgcacacgaccgtactttcatctatccgtaaatacggtccaaaaatacagatccgtagtcatccaaaaactcatccgcatatacggaatggtatccgcaaaaagaaaaccataAATGAcatgcaacatctgcaaacctggcgtcgcctagcaacgcttctgtaattacggtgcacatccgtagccgtctgtaattacggaagctcccatagacttctatggggagtctgtgccgtaatttcgaacaagaataggacatgttttatattttacaataatTTCTACGGAATGcacacccatctgtaaaaatatgGGAAGGTGTTCGCagcccatataaatgaatggctctgtaattacagataaatattatggtcgtgtgcatggggccttagtcaaaGTGGTGTAGGAATCTAGGTGGCTTGTCTGATAAATCTCAGATACAATGCCTTAGGAATATTCCAAAACGATTTCTTTAGTTTTAGCATTTCGTTTTCCTATAATCTGACACATAGGTGGGTGGGGTAGGCAGgtgaaaattaaaagaaaaaaaaaaaccgagCATTAAAGTGACTTCTTCACTGAGTGATTtctctgatgtttaacaagactCTTTTTCTGGCGAAAGCATTTTCCACATTCAgcacatgaaaatggcttctctcctgtgtgagttcTTAAATGATTCTTCAGTTTAgctttagtaataaaacatttcccacattctgaacatgaatatggcttctcccctgtgtgaattatcTGATGTTTAACTAGATATGATTTCTtgctaaaacatttcccacattctaagcatgaaaatggcttctctcctgtgtgacttcttagATGTTCCACAAAACTTGATTTATGGGTAAAACACTTCCCACATTCAggacatgaaaatggcttctcctCAGTGTGAGTTTTCAGATGTTCAACAAGAGATAATTTATGGGTAAAACACCTcctacattctgaacatgaatatggtttctcccctgtgtgaattttcTGATGTTTAACAAAATCCGATTTCTTgcgaaaacatttcccacattctgaacatgaaaatggcttctccccagTGTGACTTCTTAGATGTTCCACAAGTCCTGATTTATGGATAAAACACCTCCTAcactctgaacatgaatatggcttctcccctgtatgAGTTCTCATATGTTCAACAAGagctgatttatctgtaaaacattttccacattccgaacatgaatacggcttctctcctgtgtgaattctctgatgtctCTCCAGATTATCTTTGCGCATAAAGCATTTTCCACATTccaaacatgaatatggcttctcccctgtgtgagttcTCTGATGTCTGACAATATCTGATTTAgtcataaaacatttcccacattctaaacatgaaaatggtttctcccctgtgtgacttctctgcaATCCCTCAAGATGATGTTTACGCTTAAACTTCCCACATTGAGGACATGAAAGTTGGGTTTCTCCTGACTGTATAGTCCAATCTTTACCTGAAAAAAAACCAACGAAACATTATTCCCAAACAAAATAATTGATATTTTATCATTTCTATGTGAAAAATCCATAGTGAGCCAAACGTATCAAAATACAGTCAAATCCAGATTAGAGGttctccttttttaaaaaaaaaaaaaaaacacacaaaattacTAACCCCTTGGTATcgcagaaattttttatttttttttcctccccgccttccgaaagtcataacttttttcatttccTGTCAACATAGCCCGACCAGCagtacaagttgtatttttttaatggcacaatttaacaccttcccgaccgcccactgtcttttgacgtcaggcggcgcgggtgcttaatctacagagacgtcttttggcgtcactgTAGATGAAGCTGATGAGCACTCGTGAGAGCTctcgtcctctaagcaggagctgtaactaacagctcctgatcttagagcagcctcctgaacacagctggggtcggcaaacattcggaccccagctgtttaaaccTTTGATTACCacagtccgtgaccgcggcatgatcaaagggaattcccctctttgattgcatcaccgggattccagtgatgcgatcaaacactggggaatccctctgcagtcagccctggggaactacaaaggaccccagggctgtctgttccgtgtgcctgctgttcgggaacactatgtgctgcccgatcagcagcctgtgtcatagtgacacagtgtaatgtattagcgtacagaagtatgctaatacattacaagtaaaaaataaagttacaaataaagttatcccttgatgggattaataaaaaaaaagtaacaaaacaaataaataaataaataaaaaaaaaagtcccaaagagtctttattttgcattaaataaactttattgcccctacactaaataaaaacaaaaaacctacacatattaggtatctacacgaccgtaataacctaaaGAATTAATATAatgggttatttagtgtgaaacttgaacgggataaaaaagaaacaaaaaaaaactattctgagaatcgctttttcctatattcacggcgtaaaaaaaaatttttttttacccccaaactggggggaaaaaaaaatactatttctctcgcatagaacaaggcctcatacagccacgtcagtgaaaaaataaaaaagttatggctgctgaaacgcagaggcaaaaacagaaaaattgagctggtcattaaggtcttttcaggcccggtcattaaggggttaaagtaccgtataatgtactaagaaGCTTTTGTGGGGTGgatttgtgggggaaaaaaatgattcctccattgtttttatttttacgtcatttACCATGCGGTCAAAGCGACAGGTCTACAAGTCAATAAGATTATGGCAGTACCAAATAGATATAGTTTTCTATATGATGTACTACtttaattggggggggggggggcgagctgtagtttttcttggtaccattttgggttacatgcgactttgtgatcacattttattccatttttttgggaggtaaggtgaccacaaaacagcaattctggcatgaatttttttaaaatgtttttacagCCTTGATCGTGTGGGTTTAATAGTATGATTTTATAATAGTGTGGAATTTTACAGACAGCGATacgaataaattttttttatttcttacattagTGTGAAAAAGGAGTTTTGAacctttaatattttttcatttctttgtATATTAAAAAACTTTAGCAGTTTTCTACATTATTTTGTGAAGTCTTCCTAGGGTACTTAACCtgctcccgaccgctggctgtgtatttacggctggcggtcggggtccttaaaacccacgccatagactatttacagcgcgggttttagcttgctgcccgggcgattgggcagctgaatgtcgggtctccggcagtcagtgactgccggggaccctgaggagaagatagaagcagctttcgcaatgagcactgtgtatatgaatagaagcAGTGATAATGAACACAGccagtgactggtcacatgatcaccgggatgccgttagtggcagactgctgctgggtctaactagatccagcaaagccctattagtgacaataataactatgagagggctgatttcccaagTAACTGggactgctgtgcagccccagttacagtggaaaaacctggtgctaaagaagaaaggaaaaaaaggtatttgaggaacagaccataaaaaataaaaagtaaagtaaagtgcaaaaaaaaaataattcataataatacacataaaatacccacccccaaaaaaacgttccccctcgCCAATCATTTTCGTAAcactagccctgagccaattaccctaaaatagacatgtaatatattaaaatttacggcagacaatgactatcacaaataaaaaggtctattttagggtaaaactatgttaccataaaaatttgctaaaaattaaaaaagcttatttttttactattccttacaaactttaagcctaaaaattttgaaatagcaaaaaggatgtgtataaaaatgataaaaaaaatataaaaaagaaatctgcattgtctacggaaaaaacaacgcaaaaatcacgtagctagcccaagaaataaaaaagttatagctgtttaactaacgggagctaaaaagggctaaacggcgactggtcctgaaggatcaaaatagcgcggtcctgaaccggttaaacaagcgttcgctggtacaatacactgcaatacctatgtattgcaACGTTTATCAGCTCCTATTAAGTCCTTCCTCTGACCGGATTTTATCAGCGACAACCCCTTTCAGATTGGAACTGCACCCAGCAATCCTGGCAAACAGCTGGGTTTGGAGGGCGAAGTAGCAGCCGGCCAGACAACTCTACGGCAGTGGTCGAGGAAGGGTAAACGTAGTATTACATGACaactattgcagtataatgtattGACAGACATGCGGActtcagcggtctgtcacttaaTTTTTTTAGTGAAGCAATTTCTGAGAACTTACATGCAGAGGGGAGTCCAGCATATTCATGAGCTGCTGCTAGCTCCGCCCACTCTCCACTAGCCACGCCCAGACAGATGTCTTCCTATGCACcagaatatgattttttttacataataaaataatttgtaatggttttgatttttttttttaaattttcaataTATGAACTGTTTCTATTATTAATCTCTTAGTTTCACTATGGGACTTGACTATGTAATTCCTTGATCGcttcaataatacactgcaacactacAGTAATGCAGTATATTATGCCTTTGGCAGGGTCTAATAGGCATATACATATGACGTTTATTAGGCCCGTGTCTGCCACGGAAACCTATTGGCCCCCCGAAATCAAATCGCTGGAGCGCCGataggggtgacagagggagccccctcagtCTACCTAACTGGTTAGCTGATACAGTTGCTGTTCACTGCAGGATCTGTAGGGTTAAAtggctgtaatcagagttatcaccaaTCTGGGCCATTGCAGCAGAGTATCAACTGTAATGTACAGCCGAAATCCGCTGCAGATGGTACGAGCACAGCTTCTGTGCTAGCACCATACCCGTGCTGCACGTGTAGGGTGCTTTGCGGGAACTACCATGTAAATGGACCCAATCTGCGCATGTAACATTAATGGTCACCCTGTGttttatcactgagccagttacctctttacatatatatttttccccAGCTGCAGCATTCTCTTTTTATGTATCAACCTTTTATGTCACACTGTATCAAACGCCTTTGACCAGTCCAGATACACAACGTGCCCGTGCCCAGGTCCAGTCCAGATACACAACGTGCCCAGGTCCAGTCCAGATACACAACGTCCACAGCCTTAACCAGGTCCAGTCTATTCAACATCTACAGTCTTAGGTCCCATGCAGACGACAGTTGATTTATTTCGTtcttaattacggacccattaatttctctgtaaaagataggacatgtcctattttttgctttttatggactgtgctcccatacataaCATGGGAGAACAGCctgcaaatgcaggtggctgtccgcggccggccgtgctcgtattcatggaccgtgattacaggcatgaggccttacccaggTTAAGTTTAgaaacacaacatccacagccttaaccAGGTACAGTCTAGATATACAACATCCACAGACTTACCCCAGTTCGGTCCAGATACAAAACAtctacagccttacccaggtccagtctagatacaccacatccacagctttacccaggtccagtctagacacaccacatccacagccttacccaggtccagtctagatagaccacatccacagccttacccaggtccagtctagatactccacatccacagccttacccaggtccagtctagatatacATCCACAGCCTTAACCAGGTCTAGTCTAAATACACAACATACCAAGGTCCAGTCCAGATACACAACATGGTTTGGAAAAAATATCTAAATTATTTTCCTCTAAGCCTTATAGTAAAATAACGCGCTGATACCAACTGATTCAAGTTACTGGACAAGGACTTCAGAAACAGCCATGCCATATATTCTCCTCCATTGGAAATCCGGACATTTTTGGTAAAGTCAGTCCTGAATTTATAAAGGTAGAATCAATCACAAGATTTATGAAAGGCTCTTACCAATCACTGACACGGATATGGGTCCACTTGTTGTTCCACGATATCTTTCCTGCAAGGATACCACAGAACatgaggaaaaagaaaaaagaacccTAGTTTATCCTATGTCAAAAACCCCTGGAAGAAATAAACCAACCTGCCCTAAAAAGTAGCAGATCACCCTTACAACTGTATATTTTACATAGCAACTTAAGAGTTttgccatcttagacatttatgacatatccacaggatatgacataaatgtgtgatagatgtgggtcgcagctctgggacccgcacctatactgAGAACGGGGGTCTCCAGACCCACATTTCGCCAGGAGCGGCGCCTGCTGGCTGATGAATCCGGCAGGGTCTAATGGAGAGAGAATCGCATGTGCACGTGGCTTTCTCAATTCTGTTGAATGGCAGTCCAGAAACAGACGAGCAagcataaaacccctttaaatgtgtaTGTGATTTTGTTGCATGGACGAATGTAGGCCTCTCTTGTAGTGGACGGCTGTAGGCCTCCCTTGTAGTGGACGGTGTTAGGCCTCCCTTGTAGTGGACGGTGTTAGGCCTCCCTTGTAGTGGACGGTGTTAGGCCTCCCTTGTAGTGGACGGTGTTAGGCCTCTCTCGTAGTGGACGGCTGTATGGTCCATCTATTTCTGGTATAGATGGACCAACTGACAAATTAGGAGAATTTGTCGACCAGAAATTGAAGAACTTTGTAAAATTACTTCCATCTTTTGTCTTGGACACTGGCGATGTACTGACTAAATTACACAATATAAATAATCCACCTAATAGTATATTGGTAGGCTTAGACGTTGAGTCTCTTTACACCTCAATTCCACACTTGGTTGGTTTGAAAGCCGTTGAACATTATCTTGACCGATACAGATCTGAACTCTCATCAGAATGAGTTCATTATTGACATGTTAGAATTTGTCCTAACTCATAATTGTTTCAGTTTTGACAGTAAATACTTTTTACAAGTAACTGGCACTGCAATGGGTTCATCATGTGCCCCCTCCTACGCATGCCTTCATTTGGGATTTTGGGAAATGATGACGGTCTATCCTTGTGATCTTTTTAAAAAACACGTCTCTCTCTGGCTTCGTTATATTGATGACGTTCTGGTTGTTTGGACCGGTACACATGATGAACTTAAAATATTTGTTGACTCCTTAAatattaataattataatatacatctgacGTATACAGCAAGCGACCAAGAGATACGTTTCTTGGATCTTATGATCAAGAAGGAGGAGAACAGGCTAGTAACAAGTACTTTTAGAAAATTGACAGCTGGTAATACTTTACTACTGGCACAAAGTCATCGCCCTAAATCTCTTATACGAGGCATACCTGTGGGACAATTCCTGCGATTACGCAGAAATTGTTCTGACCTGAGTACCTTCAAGAAGGAAGCCCAGGGCTTTAAGCAGCGGGGCTACTCAACAAAATGTATTAAACATGGATATAATAGAGCTTTACACACTAATCGGGAATCCCTTCTACATCGAACAGAAGATAGGGAAACTAACAAGATAAATAAGACAGCATCTCAATTACCCATGAGGCAGGTGAGATTTATCTCCAGATTTGGACAACACTGGGAAGAAATAAGGGAGATTTTGGAGAAAAATTGGCCACATCTCACATTATGCGAAAAAATTAGGGGAATGATAGGTGATCACCCAAGCATGACATCTAGGAGAGCTCCGAATCTCCGCAATCTCTTTGTAAGATCTGAGTTTAAAAGAGACGTAGACACTAAATAGCCCACATATAACCTGAAAGGGATGTTTAAATGTGGGACTTTTtcacaatgtaaatttgtaaggaAGAGTGATGTATTTTTCGACTCATCAAACCAACGTAAATTTAATGTTAAAAACTTCATAAACGGTCGGTCATCTATGGTAGTTTATCTGATCTTTTGTCCCTGTAATAAATTTTATGTAGGGAATACTATAAGAGGTCCAGGTCTGGATTGCTGAGCATATAAGGGACATAAAAAAATGGTGAAGAGAAGAGCCCCCTAGCAATGCACTTCAA includes these proteins:
- the LOC142725443 gene encoding uncharacterized protein LOC142725443; amino-acid sequence: MFSSRTFLLLNDQPMMDKDSNEVTTRILNSTLEIIYLLSGEDYTMVKKTSGDSVAPSSHDSGGRSRSPITEPAPHSRIHERNNKQKILELLHKMTELLTGEVPIRCQDVAVYFSMEEWEYVEEHKEVMMEDHRPRTSPEWFSQRNLPERCPSPLYPQDCPVEKQNVPLDYQERYRGTTSGPISVSVIGKDWTIQSGETQLSCPQCGKFKRKHHLEGLQRSHTGEKPFSCLECGKCFMTKSDIVRHQRTHTGEKPYSCLECGKCFMRKDNLERHQRIHTGEKPYSCSECGKCFTDKSALVEHMRTHTGEKPYSCSECRRCFIHKSGLVEHLRSHTGEKPFSCSECGKCFRKKSDFVKHQKIHTGEKPYSCSECRRCFTHKLSLVEHLKTHTEEKPFSCPECGKCFTHKSSFVEHLRSHTGEKPFSCLECGKCFSKKSYLVKHQIIHTGEKPYSCSECGKCFITKAKLKNHLRTHTGEKPFSCAECGKCFRQKKSLVKHQRNHSVKKSL